The DNA segment TTTCCATGAAGCTCTTGTAAAAAAACAACTGGGCCACAAATCCGAATGCACCTGTCGAAGGCTGGATCTCCGGTGGATAAGGCCCTAATTTATTACTGAATATTTTCCGGGAAACGGGCACTTTTGCCCCGGCTCCCAGGGTAAGTTCCATATCTTTCCTGGTCTTAAGAACCGCATATTTCAGTGATACAGTGGCATTGCTAAAACCGTATGTCCTGAATTTACCCAGCACATCGCTATCCTGGTATTTGTAAATATAATAGCCCAGTTCTGCCTCAACGGTCAGCTTTTTAATAATGCCATATGAAAGCACTTCACCGATAAAATCATACCCTGACTGGGTTCCATGGTCATCCGACTTCTCAGAACCTTCAAAATAAGTATCGGAAAAACTGTGCCGGTAATAGGTGATAGTACGAAGGGTTTTCCTGGGAAGTATACCAACATACTCACTGCCTGAAACAGGATTTCCCGGCGAGCAGCATTGAGCTATGCCAGTCTGCTCTATTACAGTAAGACTGATAATGATCAGAAAAAACTTTTTCAATGAAATACTGGCTTTTAAATTTATGAAGGATTTCATTTACTGCCGGACCAGCCTGATACCACCAGAGATTCCTGTGCTGCTTTTCAGGCGGGCGATATAAAGGCCTTTGGAAAGCCCGGTCGCCGGGATGCTTGCCCTTCCGCTTTCAGGGACATGGGAAATCAAAACCTGTCTGCCAAAGGCATCGTAAATGATGATTTCAGCGCCGGTATATTCTTTAGCAGTTTCGATATAAAGCTGGTCAGAAAATAAGGTTGGATAAACCCTGAATTTACTGGAAAGTATCTTTTCATCTACCCCTGTTGGATTATATAATAAGCCGCTGTCGATTGCTTCCCGGATAAGATCATCAATGGCAGGAGTATAACCGATGCTTTTATAAAAAACATTATGTTCATTGGTCCCCACAACCACGATGGTAGGCATCCCCATGCCGCCGTAATAGCTCACCTGCTCTTCCCCTTCGCTTAATGCCGGGTGGTTGAAATTAAAATCTCTTTTCCACTGAATGATCTGTTCACAGGTATAGGAATTCAGGAATGCGACGGAATAAATATGAACCCTTCCAGGGTGAGTGAGTTCGTAGGGGCCTGTGAGGGTTTCCAGGGCTTTGGTCGCCGTGACACATGGGGCACAGTTTAACATCACATATTCAAGGATGATCACATTACCCGCATCAAGTTCCGAAAAAAGGTGATGATCAGCTCCGTCGCAATCGGCCTGGGTGAAGTCCATAGCGGTACTCTGGCCTTTAGTTCCTGAAACCAGAAATAAGAAAATGACAGTAGTAGTAAATAGTATCTTTTTCATCCGGAGAAGTGTTTGGGTAAAGGTATTATGATTAAAGAAATGCAGATATGAACATGTGAAATTTAACAAATATTTAACAATTCTTCAGCAAAATCAAAACTGCACCCTGATCAGCGGAACGGGAATGAAAGGTAACTGGTATACTGTTTTAATTTCACCGGTGGAAGGATCATAGAATTCAAAATAGATATTCTTGCGGTTTGTAAGGTTGAGCATATCGACGGCAATTTCAAAGGTCGCTTTGCGGAAATTCACCTTATAACCGATCCGGAGGTTCAGGCGGAAATAATCCGGGCGCCGCTCCTGGTAAGCTTTATCCCATTCATCGACCCTCATATAATAGTGCTCATCCACTTCGACCGTATGAAAAGGTACATAACGCATACCACCAGCCCAGGTGGCCTTCAGATCTATGTTCAGGAAGTTTTTGTCCTTTATCCTGAATTCCTTCCCGGCCAGCAGGTTAAGCACGAAATTATTGCTGAATGCCGTATTCCTTGTTATCTCATCAAATCCTTTGTAAGTGGATTTAAAAATTGACGAAGTGAAGAGAAAATAATAACCTCTGTTCAGGAAGCGCTCCAGGGTGAGTTCGATTCCCAGGTTATTGCCTGTTCCGCCACTGATGAGACTGTCAATTATGGGCAGGGAGGAAAAAGAATCCTCACCGAAATTCAGCATGGAATAGGCCGGCAGGTTTTCTTTCACAGGGATATTAAACAGGTGCTGATAATATGCCTCCGCTTTTAAACGGAGGTTACTAAAAATCAGAAAATCATAGCCCGCGACAAGATGAAAGCTCTTCATGTACCCAAGGTTTTTATTAGTCAGTTGGGTAGTCCCATCCGGCAGATCTGTTTCAATAAAATAAAACATTTCCTCGGGAAGCTGGCTGTATATCCCGGTTCCCAGGCTTATGGAATGCCTCGTATTTATCTGCCATTTGAAAGACAGGCGGGGCTCAGCAGAAAGGTGTGTGAAGCGATCAGGGTTCCCATTCGCGAGCCGAACATGTAATCCGATCCCTGGTAAGAACTGCTCCACTCCGAAGTGTCTTTGCCGGACTCATTTTCGTTTATGCCGCTTATTCCGCCGATGCCGGTGATGGAGAATTTACCGTACTTTTTATCGGGAAAATTTAACTTAAAGGAAAGATCATGGTAATATGGAACTGCCGAGACCGATAACGCTTCCGTGCCAATGATCTGGTCAACCAGAACCAGCATGGAGTAGCGGTAATTGAGCAGGAAAGAAGAGCCCTTTTTCCTGGAGATAGGTCCTTCAGCGCCGGCTTCCAGTCCGTTGAATCCAACCTGCGCCGTATATTCATAATTCTGGTTATTGCCGCTGCGCATCTTCAGGTCGAAGACTCCGCTCAGCGCATCACCGTATTCAGCAGGAAAAGCGCCGGTGAAGAAGTCGGAATTGGACAGGGTATTGTTGTTGATCATGCTGATGCCGCCGCCGGTAGTTCCGATGGATGCGAAGTGATTAGGGTTGGGGATATCTATGCCATCCATCCGCCATAGCAATCCCATCGGCGAGTTGCCGCGTATGACGATCTCGTTCTGCTGGTCACTGAGGGTTGAGACTCCCGCGAAACTGGAAGCCATGCGGGAAGGATCGCCCACGCTGCCGGCATAGCGTTCGGTCTCCTCGATTGTGAAGGACCTGGCACTGATAACAGCCATCTCATTGACCGGAAGGTCTTTCCGGCTATCCGAACGGATTTCCACCTCCCCTACCTGCATTACGATTTCCTCCATCTCTATTGTAAGCAGGGGCTCTTTACCGGTAGTGACAATCAGGTTGCTCAGGACCTGCTCCTTGTAACCCATGAAGCTGACGCGGATGTTTTGCCGTCCGACCGGAACCTTTTCCAGCCGGAATGCCCCTTTTTCATCCGTTGTAGTCCCACGGAGCGGCTCGGAACTGAGTAAGACAATATTTGCGCCCGGCAAAGGCAGCGAGGTGCTTTTATCCAGCACAACGCCGCGGATGATCTGGGTATATTTATCCTGGCCAAAAGTCATCATGCTGATAAAGGACAGGATAACAAGAATTTGGAAGCCTATTTTGGTTTGCAAGAAATTCATTAATTTAATCATGGCAAACAGCTATGCGCTTCTATATTTCCTGCTTATCACCTGTACGAGGTTTCGTCCGGAAAAGAACGCGGCAGGGACTCCGCCTCCCGGTTCCACCCATTGTCCGGCCATATAAAAATCTTTCAGGCCCGGCAGAACCTTTGGCAGGCTGTTGAATCCTGTCTCTTTCGTAACCATCCATCCTTCTACGCTGCCTTTCCAGTTGTGCGTATATCTGATCAGGGTAGCCGGGGTCGAAACATCCACCATTTCCAGGTTTTCTCTGATACCTCCAAGTTCTTTATCAAGCTCGTCAATGTAAAAGTCTGAGATCCTTTTTTTCTCCGCTTTATACTTTTCCCGGTCATTAGTGCGCAGATCCAGCCAATATTTATAATTATACGTTTTAACCATGCACATGATCAATGTTTTACCTTCAGGTGCTAAGGTCGGATCATAATTTACTACCCGGTAATAAAGGTTTTCGATGGTTTTTTCAGGATCAATTACAAATGGTTGTTCCAAAGGAGTAACCACCGTTGAAGGTATATCCTTAAAGCTTTTTGCTACCCCGAGTGAAATCTGGAGAAAGGACGGAAAGACGGAAAAGTCTGAATAATAATGGTTAATGCGTTTGTCGGCAAACCTGCCCTGCAACATTTCAAAGATCGTGGAATAGCCATCAGCAGCAGAGATGGTGATACCGGAAGAAAATTGTTGCCTGTTATCCAATTCGATTCCTGAAGCACGTTGTTGCTTACCGGAGGCTTCTGTAAGGATTCTTTTCACTTTGCTGTTGTAATGGATCTTACCGCCCAGCTCAAGGTATTTCTTTTCAAACAGCCTGGAAAACTGCAGGGATCCTCCAACCGGATATCCGGCCGTTTTCCGGTTCAGCCATGAAAATGTAATCATGATAAACAGCATCGGCATTTCAGATGTAAAAGAGTACTCAAAAAACCTGGCCAACAAGGGATTTTTGCAGAGCCCTGCAAAATCATTGATAGTCATCCGGCTGTAACGCATCAGGGTTTTCAGGTAGGGTAAATAATGTAGATTTTCATTTATCTTTTCGAAAAGCGTATATAATTCAGGATCTTTATCCATACGCATCTTCATCCTGGACATTTCCCTCACAGCACTGGCAAATTCATCAATAAGGATCTTATCCTCAGGTGCTTTAGACAATAATTCCCGGTGCAGCCGTTCCAAATCGGTATAGCCGATAATTTCTTTTCCCTGCTTGTCACGAACCCGGAAGAATTCCCCGTAGTCATGAAACCTGATGGATTTCATATCAATCAGCTCATTCCACAGATCATAGATCGGGTCATCAGGATTGGATCCGACCAGCCAATGCAAGCATCCATCAACAGTATAATCGCCTATTTTCCAAGATGTACACAAACCTCCGGGCTGGGAATGGGACTCAAATATTTCAGAATCAAATCCGTTCATTTGCAGATGGCACCCGGTGGTAAGACCGGCTATACCTCCTCCGATGATATTAACCTTTGTTGCCATTTCAATATCAAATTTTCATGTAAATATACCAGATGTGACGGATATTTCTGAAAATAGAGGATGATAATTTTGTTAAAGGAATTCTATATTAAAAGAAAACCTTTTATTTTTTAACTTTGATTAATGAATGAATGATGCATCACCCAGAAAGAACCAGTAAATAAATCTTTAAACTTAAATCTGTCAGCCATGAATGCAAAATCAAAGAAAAAGGCAAAAAAACCTGAAAAGGGATTGTTTAACAAAGCCAAGACCCTGCTCAACAAAGCGGATGATTACGTGGAAGATAAAGTAAAACAAGTCAGAAAAAGTAAAGCTTTTGGAGCTGCAAAGGGCACCTTGAAGAATGTTGAAAGTTATGTAGAGGGCGCTATGGATGATTATGAAAAAAGCGGCACCAGGAAAAAAATCGACAAAGCCCTGGTAAAGGCTGAGAAAAAAGCTGTAAGAGCTTTTAAAAAAGTAGAAAAGCTTAGAAAAAAAATAGCAAGCAAAGCCGAAGACCGGCTGGATAAAATTACGGGTAAAACGAAAAGCAAACCAAAGGCGGCAAAGAGCAAACCTAAAGCTGCTGTAAGCAAAGCTAAGGCAGTGAAAGTGGCACCCAAGCCAACAAAGGCACCGGTCATAACGGTCAAAGCTGCAGTCAAAACAGTCTCAAAACCCAAGGCTGTTAAACCTCCGGCTAAAGCGACCAAAGCAGAACCTGTAGCTGACAAAGCAAAACCCAAGACTGTTAAAAGCAAACCCAAGGCAACACCAAAACCTGCACCAGTACCAATACCAGCGAAACCTGCTGAAGATATTAGCTAGTCTGATTATTGCCTGAGCAGAAACCTCAAGCATCATGTACGGTGGACGATTTTACATGGATAGAATAATTTGTATTGACAATACAAATTAATTTGTATTTGTAATACAAATTTTGTATCTTTGCAAAAATCCATTTATGATAACAAAGGAAACAGTCAGGGCAGTTATTAAGGAAAATAGCCAATCAGCAGCAAAAAATCTGACTGTGAAAAGGGAAAAAGAAATCCCATTAAAAAGCAATAGTATAATTGTAATCACAGGAGTGCGGCGTTGCGGAAAAAGTACACTGTTGCAACAATCACTTAAAACTGTCAGGAATAAAGTGTTTTTGAATTTTGAGGACACCCGGCTCGAAGGTTTTGATTTAAGCGATTTCCAAAAGCTGGAACAAATAGCTGTTTCGGAAAAGGCGACTTGCTATATTTTTGATGAAATACAGAATATTCAGGGTTGGGAAAAGTATGTACGTTCGGCCCATGATAAGGGATTTCAAATATTTATCACGGGATCCAATGCATCTATGCTCAGCCGGGAGCTTGGCACCAGACTGACCGGAAGGCATATCCAAACTGAACTCTTTCCGTTCAATTACCTGGAATATTTACGCTTCACGAAAGAAAAAGCAGGAAAGGAAAGTTTGATAAACTACCTGGCCCGTGGTGGATTTCCCGAGTTTCTGGTCTCAACAAATCCTGAATACCTCAGGTCATTATTACGTGACATCGTTATCAGGGATATTGCTGTTCGGAGAAATATAAAAAATGACCATATTATTTTAAGACTTGCTTTGCATCTGATGAGTAATTTAGGTAAAGAGGTGAGTTATAATAATATGTCGAAAGTAATAGGAATTAAATCCGTGCGTACTACCATTGATTATTGCGATTATCTAAAGGAAAGTTACCTGCTGGATTTTGTTCCCCGTTTTTCATTTTCGATAAAGCAACAACTCATTAATCCCAAAAAGGTCTATGCTGTTGATACGGGCATGGCAAGGGCAAACAGTCTGTCATTCAGTGAAGATTATGGCAGAATGCTGGAAAATGCGGTTTTCCTTCGCTTAAGGCAGGCTACACCTGATGTTTTATATTATAAGGATGAACATTCAGAATGTGATTTTTTAGTACGGAAGAATGAAAAGATTGTTTATGCTGCTCAAGTCTGCTGGCATTTAACAGAGGATAACCTGGAGAGGGAAATAACGGGATTGAAAAGCGCAATGACAACCACAGGGGTTAAAACAGGAATTATAATAACCTCTGATCAGGAAGATGCATTTGGAGAAATAAAAGCGATCCCGGCATGGAAGTGGATGCGACAGGATTTAACCTGAATTATTCTCAAGCCTCATGTACGCCTGCCCGCCTACCGGCGGGATGGACGATTTTTCACGGACGATTTCTCAATTGATATTCGAAACAGCGATACACGAAACACGATATTCGAAGTTTTGACTGCTGACTGCCAACTGTCAACTGTCAACTGAAAGTGGAGATGGTATTCTCATGCATTCTTGTATTAATTCAATACAAGAAACATGCTATTTTTAGGTTGACATATACCCCCGTTTTACGCACGATCTCCCGGAAGGTGGACAACTTATACCATCCCGGGGTGAAAGTGCGTAAAACGAAGAAAGGTTTTAAAAAATCATTTTCCA comes from the Bacteroidales bacterium genome and includes:
- a CDS encoding TonB-dependent receptor, translated to MQTKIGFQILVILSFISMMTFGQDKYTQIIRGVVLDKSTSLPLPGANIVLLSSEPLRGTTTDEKGAFRLEKVPVGRQNIRVSFMGYKEQVLSNLIVTTGKEPLLTIEMEEIVMQVGEVEIRSDSRKDLPVNEMAVISARSFTIEETERYAGSVGDPSRMASSFAGVSTLSDQQNEIVIRGNSPMGLLWRMDGIDIPNPNHFASIGTTGGGISMINNNTLSNSDFFTGAFPAEYGDALSGVFDLKMRSGNNQNYEYTAQVGFNGLEAGAEGPISRKKGSSFLLNYRYSMLVLVDQIIGTEALSVSAVPYYHDLSFKLNFPDKKYGKFSITGIGGISGINENESGKDTSEWSSSYQGSDYMFGSRMGTLIASHTFLLSPACLSNGR
- a CDS encoding TonB-dependent receptor, producing MEQFLPGIGLHVRLANGNPDRFTHLSAEPRLSFKWQINTRHSISLGTGIYSQLPEEMFYFIETDLPDGTTQLTNKNLGYMKSFHLVAGYDFLIFSNLRLKAEAYYQHLFNIPVKENLPAYSMLNFGEDSFSSLPIIDSLISGGTGNNLGIELTLERFLNRGYYFLFTSSIFKSTYKGFDEITRNTAFSNNFVLNLLAGKEFRIKDKNFLNIDLKATWAGGMRYVPFHTVEVDEHYYMRVDEWDKAYQERRPDYFRLNLRIGYKVNFRKATFEIAVDMLNLTNRKNIYFEFYDPSTGEIKTVYQLPFIPVPLIRVQF
- a CDS encoding NAD(P)/FAD-dependent oxidoreductase — protein: MATKVNIIGGGIAGLTTGCHLQMNGFDSEIFESHSQPGGLCTSWKIGDYTVDGCLHWLVGSNPDDPIYDLWNELIDMKSIRFHDYGEFFRVRDKQGKEIIGYTDLERLHRELLSKAPEDKILIDEFASAVREMSRMKMRMDKDPELYTLFEKINENLHYLPYLKTLMRYSRMTINDFAGLCKNPLLARFFEYSFTSEMPMLFIMITFSWLNRKTAGYPVGGSLQFSRLFEKKYLELGGKIHYNSKVKRILTEASGKQQRASGIELDNRQQFSSGITISAADGYSTIFEMLQGRFADKRINHYYSDFSVFPSFLQISLGVAKSFKDIPSTVVTPLEQPFVIDPEKTIENLYYRVVNYDPTLAPEGKTLIMCMVKTYNYKYWLDLRTNDREKYKAEKKRISDFYIDELDKELGGIRENLEMVDVSTPATLIRYTHNWKGSVEGWMVTKETGFNSLPKVLPGLKDFYMAGQWVEPGGGVPAAFFSGRNLVQVISRKYRSA
- a CDS encoding T9SS type A sorting domain-containing protein produces the protein MKKILFTTTVIFLFLVSGTKGQSTAMDFTQADCDGADHHLFSELDAGNVIILEYVMLNCAPCVTATKALETLTGPYELTHPGRVHIYSVAFLNSYTCEQIIQWKRDFNFNHPALSEGEEQVSYYGGMGMPTIVVVGTNEHNVFYKSIGYTPAIDDLIREAIDSGLLYNPTGVDEKILSSKFRVYPTLFSDQLYIETAKEYTGAEIIIYDAFGRQVLISHVPESGRASIPATGLSKGLYIARLKSSTGISGGIRLVRQ
- a CDS encoding ATP-binding protein; the encoded protein is MITKETVRAVIKENSQSAAKNLTVKREKEIPLKSNSIIVITGVRRCGKSTLLQQSLKTVRNKVFLNFEDTRLEGFDLSDFQKLEQIAVSEKATCYIFDEIQNIQGWEKYVRSAHDKGFQIFITGSNASMLSRELGTRLTGRHIQTELFPFNYLEYLRFTKEKAGKESLINYLARGGFPEFLVSTNPEYLRSLLRDIVIRDIAVRRNIKNDHIILRLALHLMSNLGKEVSYNNMSKVIGIKSVRTTIDYCDYLKESYLLDFVPRFSFSIKQQLINPKKVYAVDTGMARANSLSFSEDYGRMLENAVFLRLRQATPDVLYYKDEHSECDFLVRKNEKIVYAAQVCWHLTEDNLEREITGLKSAMTTTGVKTGIIITSDQEDAFGEIKAIPAWKWMRQDLT